In Aerosakkonema funiforme FACHB-1375, the genomic stretch TGACGAATGAGTAAATAATTAATGACCGATCATCCAAGGTCGTCCATCGTTATGCTTGTGCTGGTGATGATGGTGGTGGTTATGATGCTTTTTAATTTGAGTGCGATCGACTACACGAGGTTCCGCACTTTGCTCAATTCTAGTTCTTAGAGAATTGGGCATCATCATCAAACCAGCAACCGAATAAATTCGTTTGGCTACAGTTTCGCAAATTGGGCAAAGCATCGGTTCGCTGGCTGCACTCATACTCCGCCATTCTTCAAAAGTTCCGCAATTTTCGCACTTAAATTCGTAAAGAGGCATAATCAATTTTGGATTTTAGATTTTGGATTTGAGAAACCCGGTTTTTGAGAAAAACCGGGTTTCTAGAAGCAGGTGAATTTCTTCTCCTGTCCCCCCTCTCCGTGACGGAGAGGGGACTGGGGGGTGAGGTTCTACGTCGGTAGAACATTCTTTTCAAAAATTGCTGTCGGAACTGCAATAGTACAACAAGCATTGGGAATATCGACAATGCCGCTAATTCTTCCCTCCACTGGTGCAGAACCTAAAAGCAAATATATCTGCTCTCCCGTATAGCCAAACTTCTTGAAATATTCGATCGCATTCAAACAAGCACGGCGATAAGCAACATGAGCATCTAGATAATATTGCTGTCCGGTAAATTCGTCAACAGAAATGCCTTCAAACACCAAATATTCCGAATAGCGAGGCTCAACTGGGCCTGGTTTGAAAATCGGGTTGGTCAGACCGTATTTTTCTACACCGCCTTTAATCAAATCAACGTGCAAATCGAGGTAACCAGCCATTTCGATCGCACCGCAGAAAGAAATCTCCCCATCTCCTTGTGCAAAGTGAATATCTCCCATTGAAAGTTTCGCACCTTCCACATAAACTGGAAAGTAAATGCGGGAACCTTTTGACAAATTTTTGATATCGCAATTGCCGCCGTGTTCGCGGGGTGGAACAGTTCGCGCCGCTTCTTGGGCAATTCGATCGTATTCGGCACCCTTTAACGAACCGAGAATGGCATTTTTCGGATTCGGCAATGCTGCTAAAGGCGGTATTCGGTTGGGATTGGTTGCGACTAAATCCGCTTCCCGCTTATTCCAAGTAGCTAACAAATCGTGAGAAGGCGCACAACCGATCAATCCAGGGTGAGGAATTCCCGCAAATTTCACATTAGGAATATGGCGAGATTTTGTATAAATTCCTTGAATATCCCAAATTGCTTTCTGTGCGACTGGGAAATGTTCTGTGAGGAAACCGCCGCCATTTTCTTTAGCAAAAATTCCGGTAAAACCCCATTCGTAATCCAGTAAAGTTCCTACATCTAAGATATCAACAATTAGGATATCTCCTGGCTCGGCACCGTTGACATAAATAGGGCCGCTCAATACGTGAACAACTGTTAAATCGACATCGCGCACATCGTTGGGGCTGTCGTTGTTGCCGATTTGTCCGTCCGTCCAATCTTTGCATTCTATTCGGAATACAGCGCCAGGATTGACAGAAACTACTGCCGGAATATCGGGATGCCAGCGATTGTGACCTACCAACGGTTGCTCGGTAAATGGCTTGTTCAAGTCTACTTTGAAGAGAACTTCAGGCATAGTAGTACCCCGATTTTCTAGTTTTATGCGATGTTTTGCCCTCGCCTGAGTTGAGATTAAATTCCTATGGCGATAATAAACTGTAGTTTTTAATACCAAAAATTACGACCGATTGTAACTATTTATTAGTTAAATCGATTCCGAACGCTCTAGAAATTATTGAGAGAGTTTAAAAAATAAATAGTTTTTTAAACTAATTATAAAAAGTTTTGTTTTTTAGGCGGCAAAGTCAGCTATAATTGTGAATTGAAAATTTACTTCAGGAGTTAGGCATTCTCAGAGCAAAAACCCGGTTTCTTTTCAGAACCCTGCGGGGAGGCCAGAAGAGCGGAATTATATGTTTACAATGCGAGATCGTATATTCTAGAGGCAACGGGATGGATAATGAATGCTAAAGGGCGGGAAAAATTGGTAACATATACAACTAATTTGACAGCCCAAAGTTCTGGCGACAAGCAGGCTGAGCGTGGCGAGCGATCGTCCTATCCTTTCTTTTTCCATCGTGGCCCGATCGCTGGGATCGCCATAACCAGGAAGCGTTGACTTATAAAGATGAGATCTTTTATCTGTCTGGCATTATTAACTTTTCTGCTCGTGACGGCTATTTTTCCGGCAGTCGCGCAAGTTACCGATTTTAGATTTTCGGTTATTCCAAATATTATATCTTTTAGCGAAATGAAAAATCTCTCCCCCCTACCCGCTTCTGTGACAACAAGACTAGGGGTAAAAATAAGTCCATCTTTTGATAAGAGATGGGATGGGGGAGAGGTTTTTGCAACTGTTTTAGAAGACGGAAAAAAATTATACGATGCGGGAAGGTTTTCGGATGCGGTTGCTGTCTGGGAAAAGGCAGCAGAAAGTTATCGAGAAAAGAACGATCGCCTCTATCTCGCTCTGACTTTAAATTATCTCTCCAACGCTTATCAAGAGTTGGGACAGTGGGAGAAGGCAAAAGATGCGATCGCCCAAAGCCTCAATCTCTTAACAAATTCAGCAACTCGTCAGCACTCAGCACTAATTTTCGCTCAAGCTTTGAATTCTCAAGGTAGTCTTCAGTTAGCTATGGGACAAACAGAAGCTGCTTTGGACAGTTGGAAAGAAGCCGAAAATGCTTATGAAAAAGCTGGTGATGCAGCGGGAATTCTGGGTAGTAAAATTAACCAAGCACAAGCTTTGCAAGCTTTGGGTCAATATCAGCGTGCCAAAACCAATTTAGAAAATGCAAATAAAAACTTGGTATCTTTACCAGATGCGATCGTAAAATCTGTAGGATTGCGAAGTCTGGGAGAAGCGCTGCAAGTTTTGGGAGATTTGCCTAAGTCTGAAGAAGTATTAAAGCAAAGTTTGGCACTCGCGCAAAAATTAAATTCTCCTACGGAAACGAGCGCTGCTCTTTTTAGTTTGGGAAACCATGCCAAAAGTGCTGGAGATAGTAAAGCGGCTTTGGATTTTTATCAACAAGCAGCTGCGATCGCACCCAGTCCTATTGCCAAACTGGAAACTTTACTAAATCTACTTAACTTAAGCATAGAAACCAAAGGGCAAGAAAATATCCCATATTTAATATCCCAAATTCAGACGGAAATTTCTAAGTTAAACCCCAGTCGTTCGGGTGTTTACTCTCAAGTTAATTTTGCTGAAACTTTGATGAAGTTATCATTAGTCAGCGGTCAATTATCAGGGGGAAATCAAGAAGAACAAATAACCAACGAAAGACAAGGTAATACAAGCATTGCTAAATTATTAGCTACAGCAGTTCAACAAGCAAGATATCTCAAAGATGCCAGAGCGGAATCCTATGCTTTGGTAGCGTTGGGTAAATTATATCAACAAAATAAACAGCAATCGGATGCGGAAAATTTGACTCAGCAAGCGCTAACAATTGCACAGGCTATTAGCGCCAATGATATTACTGCTCGGTCTGCTTGGCAATTAGGTAAAATTTTAAAACAAGAAGGTCGAAATGAGGATGCGATCGCTGCTTACACGCAAGCAGTTAAAACTTTGCAAATTCTCCGCAGTGACTTGGTAGCTACCAATACAAACCTACAGTTTTCTTTTCGAGAAAGTGTCGAACCTGTCTATCGCGAGCTAGTTGGGTTATTGCTAGATGAAAGCTCAGACTACTCTGCTGCATCAACGGAAAATTCAAAATCCAAAATTCCCAATCGCATCGCTCAAGCTCGTGAGTTAATTGAAGCGCTACAACTAGCAGAATTAGACAATTATTTTCGAGAAGCTTGTTTGAATGTCAAACCGCAACAAATTGATGCGATCGATCGGCAAGCCGCAGTTATTTACCCGATTATTTTGAGCGATCGTTTAGAAGTAATCTTATCTTTGCCAGAAAAACCTCTGCGCCACTACAAAACCGATTTGCCCGAAAGTAAAGTAGAAAGTATTCTCGAACAATTGCTAGAATCAATCAACCCGATTTTTTCCCAGGAAGAGCTTTGGCAAGTATCCCAACAAGTTTATGATTGGCTGATCCGACCGGCAGAAACAGATTTAGCTACAAGTGGAATTAAAACTTTGGTGTTTGTGCTGGATGGTTCTTTGCGAAATTTGCCAATGTCAATTCTTTATGACGGTCAAAAATATCTGATTGAAAAATACAGTATCGCTATAACTCCCGGTTTGCAATTACTACCAACGCGATCGATCTCTGCAAAGCACCTAGAAGTTTTAACCGCCGGACTTACTGAGTCTAGAAGTGGGTTTTCAGCTTTACCGGGAGTCGAGGCGGAATTAAAAAGAATCGCATCGGAACTGCCTTCCCAAATACTTTTGAATCAGCAGTTTAGCGAAGAAAACTTATCTACGCGAATAAAAGCGGCTTCATTCCCGATCGTACATTTAGCCACTCACGGTCAATTCAGTTCTAACCCAGATGAAACATTTATTCTTGCTTGGGATAAAAAACTGAATGTCCGGCGGTTTGAAGAAATATTACGCTCTAGAGAAGGAAAAGAAACCAGTGCGATCGAATTGCTTGTCCTGAGTGCCTGTCAAACTGCCGCCGGGGATAATCGCGCTGCTTTGGGATTGGCAGGAGTAGCGCTCAAATCGGGCGCACGCACTACTTTAGCGACCTTGTGGTCGGTAAAAGATTTATCCACCGCCACCCTCATCACCGAGTTTTACTCTCAACTTGGCCAACCTCATGTTACTAAAGCGGAAGCTCTCCGTCGCGCTCAACTATCATTGTTAAAAACACCCCAATTCGAGCATCCGTTCTACTGGTCTCCCTTTGTTTTGGTAGGAAATTGGTTATAAGAGCGGCGGAGAAATGTAAAAATGTTTTTACACAACCTTAATCAAAACTTTGTAATTGTTATACATGACCGAGATATAGTAATTATAATACCTAGTTTTAGATCCAGGGATTCAATTATGAGCAGCCCCAAAAATTTTCTACCTCTGACAATATTTTCGCTAGCCTTATCTTCACAAATCCTGCTGAGTTTAGGTATAGCAAAGCAATCACAGGCAAAATTTATACCGAGTAACGAAAACCACAATCAACTAAAGTCATTAATCGAGATAAATTTTGACCCGCCGAGCGACGGAAAACCGAGCGATACCGCCGGGGGAGCATCGCGCAGTCCGGATGGTAAGGTTTGTCCTCAAGATGCAAAAGCAAACACACCTTGGATAGCCCCACTGATGCCAACCACTACGCAAGCAAAAACAGCCGCAAAGCATCCGACATTATTTGTTTATATGCCGGAAACTTCAGCTAGAAAAGTATTTTTTACTTTGAGGGATGAGACAAAAAAAAATATTTATCGAACAATGCTGACAATTACTGGGCAAGCGGGTATTGTCAGTATTAAAATACCGGATGAAGCACCGGAGTTAGAAACGGGCAAGAATTACAAGTGGTACTTTGTGGTCGTATGTGGAAATACGGTCAGACCAGATAGTCCGGGAGTAGAGGGAGAGATCCGGCGAGTCGAACCGAATCCGGAACTAAACAGTCAAATACAAAAAGCGACACCAGTAGAGCGTGCAGCTTTGTACAACAACGAAGGGCTTTGGTACGATACAATTGCCACTGTGGCTGAGCTAAAGCGATCGCAACCCCAAGATACAAAGATAACAACTATGTGGGAGGAATTGTTAAAATCGGTGGGATTAGAAGCGGTTTCAAAACAGCCACTATTAAACTAGAAGCTTTTTTCTAGTTTGAAATCCGAATGTTACCCAATCCTATACTTCGCCCACTCCAACGATCGATCGGACAATGGCGCGGCGTGCTGATTACCGCACCAAGCATTGCGGGGTTAGCAATTCTCGCTAACTCAGTGGGTTTGTTTCAAATGCTGGAATGGGCGACTTTGGATTTATATTTTCGCCAGCGACCTTCTGAGCCGATCGACGAGCGGATCGTTATTGTCAGGGTGGATGAGTACGACATCAAACAAATTGGCAAATGGCCCATTCCTGATGCTGTCTTAGCAAAAGCGCTCGATCACCTGAAAGCACAACAACCGCAAGCGATCGGCTTAGATATTTATAGAGACTTACCAGTACAACCCGGTCATCAGAAATTAGAGCAAGTTTTCAAGTCCACACCGAACTTGATCGGTGTTGAGAAAGTGGTTGGGAATAACGTTGCCCCAGCACCAACCTTGAGCAAACTCGGTCAAGTTGCCTTCGCCGATTTGGTATTGGATGCTGATGGCAAAGTGCGTCGAGGTTTGATGTCTGTCAAACTTGAAGAAAATCAAACAAAACTAAGTTTGAGCGCTCGTTTGAGTTTAATGTATTTGCAAGCCAAAGGAATTACTTTACAAACTAAGAAACCGGGCGAGTTGCAATTAGGTAAAGCTGTATTTACTCCTTTTAGAGGAAATGATGGTGGCTATGTTCGCGCTAATTATGGTGGCTACCAAGTTTTGTTGAATTATCGCGGATTGGAGAATAAATTTCATCAAATATCAATAACT encodes the following:
- a CDS encoding FmdB family zinc ribbon protein, whose translation is MPLYEFKCENCGTFEEWRSMSAASEPMLCPICETVAKRIYSVAGLMMMPNSLRTRIEQSAEPRVVDRTQIKKHHNHHHHHQHKHNDGRPWMIGH
- a CDS encoding DUF928 domain-containing protein translates to MSSPKNFLPLTIFSLALSSQILLSLGIAKQSQAKFIPSNENHNQLKSLIEINFDPPSDGKPSDTAGGASRSPDGKVCPQDAKANTPWIAPLMPTTTQAKTAAKHPTLFVYMPETSARKVFFTLRDETKKNIYRTMLTITGQAGIVSIKIPDEAPELETGKNYKWYFVVVCGNTVRPDSPGVEGEIRRVEPNPELNSQIQKATPVERAALYNNEGLWYDTIATVAELKRSQPQDTKITTMWEELLKSVGLEAVSKQPLLN
- the fmdA gene encoding formamidase, which gives rise to MPEVLFKVDLNKPFTEQPLVGHNRWHPDIPAVVSVNPGAVFRIECKDWTDGQIGNNDSPNDVRDVDLTVVHVLSGPIYVNGAEPGDILIVDILDVGTLLDYEWGFTGIFAKENGGGFLTEHFPVAQKAIWDIQGIYTKSRHIPNVKFAGIPHPGLIGCAPSHDLLATWNKREADLVATNPNRIPPLAALPNPKNAILGSLKGAEYDRIAQEAARTVPPREHGGNCDIKNLSKGSRIYFPVYVEGAKLSMGDIHFAQGDGEISFCGAIEMAGYLDLHVDLIKGGVEKYGLTNPIFKPGPVEPRYSEYLVFEGISVDEFTGQQYYLDAHVAYRRACLNAIEYFKKFGYTGEQIYLLLGSAPVEGRISGIVDIPNACCTIAVPTAIFEKNVLPT
- a CDS encoding CHAT domain-containing protein; amino-acid sequence: MRSFICLALLTFLLVTAIFPAVAQVTDFRFSVIPNIISFSEMKNLSPLPASVTTRLGVKISPSFDKRWDGGEVFATVLEDGKKLYDAGRFSDAVAVWEKAAESYREKNDRLYLALTLNYLSNAYQELGQWEKAKDAIAQSLNLLTNSATRQHSALIFAQALNSQGSLQLAMGQTEAALDSWKEAENAYEKAGDAAGILGSKINQAQALQALGQYQRAKTNLENANKNLVSLPDAIVKSVGLRSLGEALQVLGDLPKSEEVLKQSLALAQKLNSPTETSAALFSLGNHAKSAGDSKAALDFYQQAAAIAPSPIAKLETLLNLLNLSIETKGQENIPYLISQIQTEISKLNPSRSGVYSQVNFAETLMKLSLVSGQLSGGNQEEQITNERQGNTSIAKLLATAVQQARYLKDARAESYALVALGKLYQQNKQQSDAENLTQQALTIAQAISANDITARSAWQLGKILKQEGRNEDAIAAYTQAVKTLQILRSDLVATNTNLQFSFRESVEPVYRELVGLLLDESSDYSAASTENSKSKIPNRIAQARELIEALQLAELDNYFREACLNVKPQQIDAIDRQAAVIYPIILSDRLEVILSLPEKPLRHYKTDLPESKVESILEQLLESINPIFSQEELWQVSQQVYDWLIRPAETDLATSGIKTLVFVLDGSLRNLPMSILYDGQKYLIEKYSIAITPGLQLLPTRSISAKHLEVLTAGLTESRSGFSALPGVEAELKRIASELPSQILLNQQFSEENLSTRIKAASFPIVHLATHGQFSSNPDETFILAWDKKLNVRRFEEILRSREGKETSAIELLVLSACQTAAGDNRAALGLAGVALKSGARTTLATLWSVKDLSTATLITEFYSQLGQPHVTKAEALRRAQLSLLKTPQFEHPFYWSPFVLVGNWL